In Pseudorca crassidens isolate mPseCra1 chromosome 16, mPseCra1.hap1, whole genome shotgun sequence, one DNA window encodes the following:
- the MMRN2 gene encoding multimerin-2 isoform X3 — translation MVEQQERRLGDLQNDIHQVADSLPGLWKALASNLTVAITEANQTELEFPGRSLEQVLLPHINTFLQGHLSPMWRSFNQSLHSLSQAIRNLSLDVEANRQALKRVQESSVARADFQDLGAKFETKVQENTQRVGQLRQDVEGHLHAQHLSLHQSLLEVQADVDTKLKKLLKAQESPGVNGSLVLVAAGAAARPEPESLQARLGQLQRNLSALHVTTAHREEELQGTLADMKATLAQHVDEIKELYLESDDTYEQISKVERQVQELQVNHTALRELRVILMEKSLIMEENKEDMERQLLELNLTLQHLQGGHADLIKYVKDCNCQKLYFDLDVIREGQRDTTRALEETQMSLDERRQRDGSSLQALSSTVAALSLAVDAHQVAAERARADAARLRSQLRTLGSEVSALRAAEGEMRREIRRLHGSFAALLEDALRHEAVLAALFGEEVMEDMSEEAPSPLPLRYEQIRTALLDAASGLQEQALGWDALAARVTALERASGTSGQAERLEPNRDASPAAAGGPDLAGLVQELQRLSSRMESVGECCEASWAASFNSSLEGLRGELSTTEHGLQRHQRLFHSLFGNFKELLVANISLDLGKLQAILSRKGKKQQKGLEAPRRREQKQVESLEDAHVKGPVLWDAGSPVAFYASFSEGTDALQTVKFNTTYINIGSSYFPEHGYFRASERGVYLFAVSIEFGPGPGTGQLVFGGHRRTPVYTTKEQRGGSPATTFAMAELQKGERVWFELTQGSIMKRSPPGTAFGGFLIFKT, via the exons ATGGTGGAGCAGCAGGAACGCCGGCTGGGAGATCTCCAGAATGACATTCACCAGGTGGCAGACAGCCTCCCAGGCCTATGGAAGGCCCTGGCAAGCAACCTCACAGTGGCAATAACTGAGGCAAATCAGACAGAGCTTG AGTTTCCCGGCAGATCCTTGGAGCAAGTGCTACTGCCCCACATCAACACCTTCCTGCAAGGACATCTCAGCCCCATGTGGAGAAGCTTCAACCAAAGCCTGCACAGCCTCTCCCAGGCCATAAGAAACTTATCTCTTGATGTGGAGGCCAACCGACAGGCCCTCAAGAGGGTCCAGGAGAGCTCTGTGGCCAGAGCTGACTTCCAGGATCTTGGTGCCAAATTTGAGACCAAGGTCCAGGAGAACACCCAGAGGGTGGGCCAGCTACGGCAGGATGTGGAGGGCCACCTGCATGCCCAGCACCTGTCCCTGCACCAGTCCCTCTTGGAGGTCCAGGCCGATGTGGACACCAAGCTGAAGAAGCTCCTTAAGGCCCAGGAGTCCCCGGGGGTCAATGGCAGCCTGGTCCTGGTGGCAGCAGGGGCAGCAGCGAGGCCGGAACCAGAGAGCCTGCAGGCCAGGCTGGGTCAGCTGCAGAGGAACCTCTCTGCACTGCATGTGACCACTGCCCACAGGGAAGAGGAGTTACAGGGCACCCTCGCAGACATGAAGGCCACCCTCGCCCAGCACGTGGATGAGATCAAGGAGCTGTATTTGGAATCCGATGACACCTACGAACAGATCAGCAAGGTAGAACGGCAGGTGCAGGAGCTTCAGGTGAACCACACAGCTCTGCGCGAGCTGCGGGTGATCCTGATGGAGAAGTCACTGATCATGGAGGAGAACAAGGAGGACATGGAGCGGCAGCTCCTGGAGCTCAACCTCACCCTCCAGCACCTGCAGGGCGGCCACGCGGACCTCATCAAGTACGTCAAGGACTGCAACTGCCAGAAACTCTACTTTGACCTGGATGTCATCCGGGAGGGCCAGCGGGACACCACGCGTGCACTGGAAGAGACCCAGATGAGCCTGGACGAGCGGCGCCAGCGGGACGGCTCCTCCCtgcaggccctgagcagcacggTGGCTGCCCTGTCGCTGGCGGTGGATGCGCACCAGGTGGCGGCCGAGCGGGCGCGGGCCGACGCTGCACGGCTCCGGAGTCAGCTGCGCACGCTGGGCAGCGAGGTGAGTGCGCTAAGGGCCGCCGAGGGCGAGATGCGACGCGAGATCCGCCGGCTGCACGGATCCTTCGCGGCCCTGCTGGAGGACGCGCTGCGGCACGAGGCCGTGCTGGCCGCCCTCTTCGGGGAGGAAGTGATGGAAGACATGTCCGAGGAGGCGCCCAGCCCGCTGCCCCTGCGCTACGAGCAGATCCGCACCGCCCTGCTGGACGCGGCCAGCGGGCTGCAGGAGCAGGCCCTCGGCTGGGACGCGCTGGCCGCCCGGGTGACAGCCCTGGAACGGGCCTCGGGGACCAGCGGGCAGGCCGAGCGCCTGGAGCCCAATCGGGACGCGTCGCCAGCGGCGGCCGGCGGGCCGGATCTGGCTGGGCTAGTGCAGGAGCTCCAGCGCCTGAGCTCCCGCATGGAAAGCGTGGGCGAGTGCTGCGAGGCTTCCTGGGCCGCCTCCTTCAACAGCTCCCTCGAGGGCCTTCGCGGGGAGCTCTCCACCACCGAGCACGGCTTGCAGCGGCACCAGCGCCTCTTCCACAGCCTCTTTGGGAACTTTAAAGAACTCTTGGTAGCCAACATCAGCCTGGACCTGGGGAAGCTGCAGGCCATACTgagcaggaaagggaagaagcagcAGAAAGGTCTGGAAGCTCCCAGGAGGAGGGAACAGAAGCAAGTGGAGTCTTTGGAGGATGCGCATGTCAAAGGGCCGGTGCTCTGGGACGCAG GCTCCCCTGTGGCCTTCTACGCCAGCTTTTCAGAAGGGACAGATGCTCTGCAGACAGTGAAGTTCAACACTACTTACATCAACATCGGCAGCAGCTACTTCCCTGAACATGGCTATTTTCGAGCCTCTGAGCGTGGGGTCTATCTATTTGCAGTGAGCATTGAATTCGGCCCAGGGCCAGGCACCGGGCAGCTGGTGTTTGGAGGTCACCGTCGGACCCCTGTCTATACCACCAAGGAGCAGAGGGGTGGGAGCCCAGCAACGACCTTTGCCATGGCTGAGCTGCAAAAGGGTGAGAGAGTATGGTTTGAGCTAACCCAGGGATCAATAATGAAGAGAAGCCCTCCAGGCACTGCATTCGGGGGCTTCCTGATATTCAAAACCTGA
- the MMRN2 gene encoding multimerin-2 isoform X1, with protein MILTLLLSVGGPLGWGLLGAWAQVPSTRFSDPHSPRPPGVWRAEAEDRDPVRRNWCPYQKSRLVTFVAACKTEKFLVHSQQPCPHGAPDCQKVKVMYRVAHKPVYQVKQKVLASVAWRCCPGFVGPDCQHHDPRAIPEPEDPGDSLQEPWDGPVDFEPGHRDADISDMVEQQERRLGDLQNDIHQVADSLPGLWKALASNLTVAITEANQTELEFPGRSLEQVLLPHINTFLQGHLSPMWRSFNQSLHSLSQAIRNLSLDVEANRQALKRVQESSVARADFQDLGAKFETKVQENTQRVGQLRQDVEGHLHAQHLSLHQSLLEVQADVDTKLKKLLKAQESPGVNGSLVLVAAGAAARPEPESLQARLGQLQRNLSALHVTTAHREEELQGTLADMKATLAQHVDEIKELYLESDDTYEQISKVERQVQELQVNHTALRELRVILMEKSLIMEENKEDMERQLLELNLTLQHLQGGHADLIKYVKDCNCQKLYFDLDVIREGQRDTTRALEETQMSLDERRQRDGSSLQALSSTVAALSLAVDAHQVAAERARADAARLRSQLRTLGSEVSALRAAEGEMRREIRRLHGSFAALLEDALRHEAVLAALFGEEVMEDMSEEAPSPLPLRYEQIRTALLDAASGLQEQALGWDALAARVTALERASGTSGQAERLEPNRDASPAAAGGPDLAGLVQELQRLSSRMESVGECCEASWAASFNSSLEGLRGELSTTEHGLQRHQRLFHSLFGNFKELLVANISLDLGKLQAILSRKGKKQQKGLEAPRRREQKQVESLEDAHVKGPVLWDAGSPVAFYASFSEGTDALQTVKFNTTYINIGSSYFPEHGYFRASERGVYLFAVSIEFGPGPGTGQLVFGGHRRTPVYTTKEQRGGSPATTFAMAELQKGERVWFELTQGSIMKRSPPGTAFGGFLIFKT; from the exons TAACTGGTGTCCCTACCAGAAGTCCAGGCTGGTCACCTTTGTAGCTGCTTGCAAAACAGAGAAATTCCTCGTCCACTCACAGCAGCCATGTCCACACGGGGCTCCAGACTGCCAGAAAGTGAAAGTCAT GTACCGCGTGGCCCACAAGCCGGTGTACCAGGTCAAGCAGAAGGTGCTGGCCTCCGTGGCATGGAGGTGCTGCCCGGGCTTTGTGGGACCCGACTGCCAGCACCACG ATCCCAGGGCGATTCCTGAGCCTGAAGATCCAGGTGATAGCCTCCAGGAGCCTTGGGATGGGCCAGTTGACTTTGAACCTG GCCACCGGGATGCAGACATCAGCGACATGGTGGAGCAGCAGGAACGCCGGCTGGGAGATCTCCAGAATGACATTCACCAGGTGGCAGACAGCCTCCCAGGCCTATGGAAGGCCCTGGCAAGCAACCTCACAGTGGCAATAACTGAGGCAAATCAGACAGAGCTTG AGTTTCCCGGCAGATCCTTGGAGCAAGTGCTACTGCCCCACATCAACACCTTCCTGCAAGGACATCTCAGCCCCATGTGGAGAAGCTTCAACCAAAGCCTGCACAGCCTCTCCCAGGCCATAAGAAACTTATCTCTTGATGTGGAGGCCAACCGACAGGCCCTCAAGAGGGTCCAGGAGAGCTCTGTGGCCAGAGCTGACTTCCAGGATCTTGGTGCCAAATTTGAGACCAAGGTCCAGGAGAACACCCAGAGGGTGGGCCAGCTACGGCAGGATGTGGAGGGCCACCTGCATGCCCAGCACCTGTCCCTGCACCAGTCCCTCTTGGAGGTCCAGGCCGATGTGGACACCAAGCTGAAGAAGCTCCTTAAGGCCCAGGAGTCCCCGGGGGTCAATGGCAGCCTGGTCCTGGTGGCAGCAGGGGCAGCAGCGAGGCCGGAACCAGAGAGCCTGCAGGCCAGGCTGGGTCAGCTGCAGAGGAACCTCTCTGCACTGCATGTGACCACTGCCCACAGGGAAGAGGAGTTACAGGGCACCCTCGCAGACATGAAGGCCACCCTCGCCCAGCACGTGGATGAGATCAAGGAGCTGTATTTGGAATCCGATGACACCTACGAACAGATCAGCAAGGTAGAACGGCAGGTGCAGGAGCTTCAGGTGAACCACACAGCTCTGCGCGAGCTGCGGGTGATCCTGATGGAGAAGTCACTGATCATGGAGGAGAACAAGGAGGACATGGAGCGGCAGCTCCTGGAGCTCAACCTCACCCTCCAGCACCTGCAGGGCGGCCACGCGGACCTCATCAAGTACGTCAAGGACTGCAACTGCCAGAAACTCTACTTTGACCTGGATGTCATCCGGGAGGGCCAGCGGGACACCACGCGTGCACTGGAAGAGACCCAGATGAGCCTGGACGAGCGGCGCCAGCGGGACGGCTCCTCCCtgcaggccctgagcagcacggTGGCTGCCCTGTCGCTGGCGGTGGATGCGCACCAGGTGGCGGCCGAGCGGGCGCGGGCCGACGCTGCACGGCTCCGGAGTCAGCTGCGCACGCTGGGCAGCGAGGTGAGTGCGCTAAGGGCCGCCGAGGGCGAGATGCGACGCGAGATCCGCCGGCTGCACGGATCCTTCGCGGCCCTGCTGGAGGACGCGCTGCGGCACGAGGCCGTGCTGGCCGCCCTCTTCGGGGAGGAAGTGATGGAAGACATGTCCGAGGAGGCGCCCAGCCCGCTGCCCCTGCGCTACGAGCAGATCCGCACCGCCCTGCTGGACGCGGCCAGCGGGCTGCAGGAGCAGGCCCTCGGCTGGGACGCGCTGGCCGCCCGGGTGACAGCCCTGGAACGGGCCTCGGGGACCAGCGGGCAGGCCGAGCGCCTGGAGCCCAATCGGGACGCGTCGCCAGCGGCGGCCGGCGGGCCGGATCTGGCTGGGCTAGTGCAGGAGCTCCAGCGCCTGAGCTCCCGCATGGAAAGCGTGGGCGAGTGCTGCGAGGCTTCCTGGGCCGCCTCCTTCAACAGCTCCCTCGAGGGCCTTCGCGGGGAGCTCTCCACCACCGAGCACGGCTTGCAGCGGCACCAGCGCCTCTTCCACAGCCTCTTTGGGAACTTTAAAGAACTCTTGGTAGCCAACATCAGCCTGGACCTGGGGAAGCTGCAGGCCATACTgagcaggaaagggaagaagcagcAGAAAGGTCTGGAAGCTCCCAGGAGGAGGGAACAGAAGCAAGTGGAGTCTTTGGAGGATGCGCATGTCAAAGGGCCGGTGCTCTGGGACGCAG GCTCCCCTGTGGCCTTCTACGCCAGCTTTTCAGAAGGGACAGATGCTCTGCAGACAGTGAAGTTCAACACTACTTACATCAACATCGGCAGCAGCTACTTCCCTGAACATGGCTATTTTCGAGCCTCTGAGCGTGGGGTCTATCTATTTGCAGTGAGCATTGAATTCGGCCCAGGGCCAGGCACCGGGCAGCTGGTGTTTGGAGGTCACCGTCGGACCCCTGTCTATACCACCAAGGAGCAGAGGGGTGGGAGCCCAGCAACGACCTTTGCCATGGCTGAGCTGCAAAAGGGTGAGAGAGTATGGTTTGAGCTAACCCAGGGATCAATAATGAAGAGAAGCCCTCCAGGCACTGCATTCGGGGGCTTCCTGATATTCAAAACCTGA
- the MMRN2 gene encoding multimerin-2 isoform X2, protein MYRVAHKPVYQVKQKVLASVAWRCCPGFVGPDCQHHDPRAIPEPEDPGDSLQEPWDGPVDFEPGHRDADISDMVEQQERRLGDLQNDIHQVADSLPGLWKALASNLTVAITEANQTELEFPGRSLEQVLLPHINTFLQGHLSPMWRSFNQSLHSLSQAIRNLSLDVEANRQALKRVQESSVARADFQDLGAKFETKVQENTQRVGQLRQDVEGHLHAQHLSLHQSLLEVQADVDTKLKKLLKAQESPGVNGSLVLVAAGAAARPEPESLQARLGQLQRNLSALHVTTAHREEELQGTLADMKATLAQHVDEIKELYLESDDTYEQISKVERQVQELQVNHTALRELRVILMEKSLIMEENKEDMERQLLELNLTLQHLQGGHADLIKYVKDCNCQKLYFDLDVIREGQRDTTRALEETQMSLDERRQRDGSSLQALSSTVAALSLAVDAHQVAAERARADAARLRSQLRTLGSEVSALRAAEGEMRREIRRLHGSFAALLEDALRHEAVLAALFGEEVMEDMSEEAPSPLPLRYEQIRTALLDAASGLQEQALGWDALAARVTALERASGTSGQAERLEPNRDASPAAAGGPDLAGLVQELQRLSSRMESVGECCEASWAASFNSSLEGLRGELSTTEHGLQRHQRLFHSLFGNFKELLVANISLDLGKLQAILSRKGKKQQKGLEAPRRREQKQVESLEDAHVKGPVLWDAGSPVAFYASFSEGTDALQTVKFNTTYINIGSSYFPEHGYFRASERGVYLFAVSIEFGPGPGTGQLVFGGHRRTPVYTTKEQRGGSPATTFAMAELQKGERVWFELTQGSIMKRSPPGTAFGGFLIFKT, encoded by the exons AT GTACCGCGTGGCCCACAAGCCGGTGTACCAGGTCAAGCAGAAGGTGCTGGCCTCCGTGGCATGGAGGTGCTGCCCGGGCTTTGTGGGACCCGACTGCCAGCACCACG ATCCCAGGGCGATTCCTGAGCCTGAAGATCCAGGTGATAGCCTCCAGGAGCCTTGGGATGGGCCAGTTGACTTTGAACCTG GCCACCGGGATGCAGACATCAGCGACATGGTGGAGCAGCAGGAACGCCGGCTGGGAGATCTCCAGAATGACATTCACCAGGTGGCAGACAGCCTCCCAGGCCTATGGAAGGCCCTGGCAAGCAACCTCACAGTGGCAATAACTGAGGCAAATCAGACAGAGCTTG AGTTTCCCGGCAGATCCTTGGAGCAAGTGCTACTGCCCCACATCAACACCTTCCTGCAAGGACATCTCAGCCCCATGTGGAGAAGCTTCAACCAAAGCCTGCACAGCCTCTCCCAGGCCATAAGAAACTTATCTCTTGATGTGGAGGCCAACCGACAGGCCCTCAAGAGGGTCCAGGAGAGCTCTGTGGCCAGAGCTGACTTCCAGGATCTTGGTGCCAAATTTGAGACCAAGGTCCAGGAGAACACCCAGAGGGTGGGCCAGCTACGGCAGGATGTGGAGGGCCACCTGCATGCCCAGCACCTGTCCCTGCACCAGTCCCTCTTGGAGGTCCAGGCCGATGTGGACACCAAGCTGAAGAAGCTCCTTAAGGCCCAGGAGTCCCCGGGGGTCAATGGCAGCCTGGTCCTGGTGGCAGCAGGGGCAGCAGCGAGGCCGGAACCAGAGAGCCTGCAGGCCAGGCTGGGTCAGCTGCAGAGGAACCTCTCTGCACTGCATGTGACCACTGCCCACAGGGAAGAGGAGTTACAGGGCACCCTCGCAGACATGAAGGCCACCCTCGCCCAGCACGTGGATGAGATCAAGGAGCTGTATTTGGAATCCGATGACACCTACGAACAGATCAGCAAGGTAGAACGGCAGGTGCAGGAGCTTCAGGTGAACCACACAGCTCTGCGCGAGCTGCGGGTGATCCTGATGGAGAAGTCACTGATCATGGAGGAGAACAAGGAGGACATGGAGCGGCAGCTCCTGGAGCTCAACCTCACCCTCCAGCACCTGCAGGGCGGCCACGCGGACCTCATCAAGTACGTCAAGGACTGCAACTGCCAGAAACTCTACTTTGACCTGGATGTCATCCGGGAGGGCCAGCGGGACACCACGCGTGCACTGGAAGAGACCCAGATGAGCCTGGACGAGCGGCGCCAGCGGGACGGCTCCTCCCtgcaggccctgagcagcacggTGGCTGCCCTGTCGCTGGCGGTGGATGCGCACCAGGTGGCGGCCGAGCGGGCGCGGGCCGACGCTGCACGGCTCCGGAGTCAGCTGCGCACGCTGGGCAGCGAGGTGAGTGCGCTAAGGGCCGCCGAGGGCGAGATGCGACGCGAGATCCGCCGGCTGCACGGATCCTTCGCGGCCCTGCTGGAGGACGCGCTGCGGCACGAGGCCGTGCTGGCCGCCCTCTTCGGGGAGGAAGTGATGGAAGACATGTCCGAGGAGGCGCCCAGCCCGCTGCCCCTGCGCTACGAGCAGATCCGCACCGCCCTGCTGGACGCGGCCAGCGGGCTGCAGGAGCAGGCCCTCGGCTGGGACGCGCTGGCCGCCCGGGTGACAGCCCTGGAACGGGCCTCGGGGACCAGCGGGCAGGCCGAGCGCCTGGAGCCCAATCGGGACGCGTCGCCAGCGGCGGCCGGCGGGCCGGATCTGGCTGGGCTAGTGCAGGAGCTCCAGCGCCTGAGCTCCCGCATGGAAAGCGTGGGCGAGTGCTGCGAGGCTTCCTGGGCCGCCTCCTTCAACAGCTCCCTCGAGGGCCTTCGCGGGGAGCTCTCCACCACCGAGCACGGCTTGCAGCGGCACCAGCGCCTCTTCCACAGCCTCTTTGGGAACTTTAAAGAACTCTTGGTAGCCAACATCAGCCTGGACCTGGGGAAGCTGCAGGCCATACTgagcaggaaagggaagaagcagcAGAAAGGTCTGGAAGCTCCCAGGAGGAGGGAACAGAAGCAAGTGGAGTCTTTGGAGGATGCGCATGTCAAAGGGCCGGTGCTCTGGGACGCAG GCTCCCCTGTGGCCTTCTACGCCAGCTTTTCAGAAGGGACAGATGCTCTGCAGACAGTGAAGTTCAACACTACTTACATCAACATCGGCAGCAGCTACTTCCCTGAACATGGCTATTTTCGAGCCTCTGAGCGTGGGGTCTATCTATTTGCAGTGAGCATTGAATTCGGCCCAGGGCCAGGCACCGGGCAGCTGGTGTTTGGAGGTCACCGTCGGACCCCTGTCTATACCACCAAGGAGCAGAGGGGTGGGAGCCCAGCAACGACCTTTGCCATGGCTGAGCTGCAAAAGGGTGAGAGAGTATGGTTTGAGCTAACCCAGGGATCAATAATGAAGAGAAGCCCTCCAGGCACTGCATTCGGGGGCTTCCTGATATTCAAAACCTGA